The genomic DNA GTTACCGGGCGATGCGGCGGACGACCGTCGGTGAAATTACCTTGTCCAGATGTGTTTGAAAAGCCTTCAGCAGCATCCATAACCTCAAGCATATGCTCAGCATAGTTCTCCCAATCGGTGGCCATGTGAAAGGTGCCACCCTTTTTAAGTTTTTGACGAACCAGCTGGGCAAATTCCGGCTGAACAATGCGACGTTTATTGTGACGTTTTTTGTGCCATGGGTCGGGGAAGAACAATTGAACGGTAGCTAACGAGCCATCAGCGATGCAGTTTTGCAGTATTTCAACAGCATCTTCTTTGTAGCACCGTATGTTCTTAACTTGCTCTTTCTCAGTGCGGTTAAGCATTCGCCCGATACCCGGTAAATGTACCTCAATACCAATAAAGTCTTTTTCGGGTGCTGCAATCGCCATATCGACAAATGAATCACCCATGCCAAAACCAATTTCTAAGACGACATCGGATGTTCGCCCAAAAGTTTGCTCTAAATTAAGAGCACCATCGGCCAGAGATAAACCATAGTTGGCCCAGTTTTCATCTAAGCTCTTTTTTTGCCCATCGGTCATTCTTGCTGCACGCATGACAAAACTGCGGATTTTTCGCTGAATGGGCTGTTCTGGAGTCGAATCGGTCATGTTTATTCTCAAGTTACAATCGTTTAAAAAAGGTTAAGGCTGCACTGAGCCAGCCAATAATTATGAGTACGCCGCCTATCGGCGCAATGGCACCAAGCCAAGGTAGATCGAAAAGTACCAGTAATAATAGAGCCGCGCTAAACAGGCCCGTACCGGCCATGAGCAGTATAGCCGAGTGTTTAACTGAAACAGCGTAGGTTTTTGCTAACAAGGCTAACCCTAGTAAGCCCAAACCGTGGGTCATCAGGTAGCGGCTAGCGGTGTGCCAAGTGTTTAATCGAGCAGGGCTTACCTGTTCTGCAATAGCATGCGCGCCAAAAGCACCCAAAGCGACCGATAATGCACACATTAAAGTGCCTATAATGATGGTGGTTCGATTCATACAAATGGCTCAATAGTCGCTTCTGTTAGGCCAAAAAAAAGCCGCACTAAGCGGCTCTGGTAAAAGGCGTCGTGGTTTAAAACTCGACCGACATGACCTTTTTTACTTTATTCATGGCGTTTTTTTCGAGCTGGCGAATTCGCTCAGCAGAAACACCGTATTTGTCGGCTAATTCATGCAAGGTGGCTTTTTCTTCGCTTAACCAACGCTGTTTAATGATGTCTTTAGAGCGATCGTCTAAATCGGCCAACGCCGCAAACAGTTGCTCATTTGCATCATCAGTGTAATCGGCGTTTTCAACAGCCAACGCAGGGTCATCAGCACTGTTCATCAAGTAGTCAGATGGATGAAAAGCAGGGCCCTCATCGTCATCGTCTTGCATGCCGTCGAATGTTGGGTCGCCAGAAGTTAGGCGTCCTTCCATGTCATAAACGGTTTTTTTGGTGACCCCTAAGGTATCTGCAATGTCTTGCGCTTCTTGGTCATTTAACCAACCTAAACGCTTTTTCGAGCTGCGAAGGTTAAAGAACAGTTTACGCTGTGCTTTGGTGGTCGCAATTTTTACGATGCGCCAGTTGCGCAAAATAAACTCGTGAATTTCAGCTTTAATCCAATGCACAGCAAAGCTCACTAGGCGCACACCCACTTCTGGGTTAAAGCGACGAACGGCTTTCATTAAGCCAACGTTACCTTCTTGGATAAGGTCGCCTTGATTGAGGCCATAGCCGGAATAGCTTTTTGCAATGTGCACGACAAATCGAAGATGCGAAAGCACCAAACGACGGGCAGATTCTAGGTCTTCGTCGTAGTAAAGACGCTCTGCTAATTCTTTTTCTTCCTCGGCTGTCAGTAATTCGAAGCTGTTGACCGTTGAAATATAAGCTTCAAGATTCTGACCTGGCGATAAGGAATCTAATACCAATGCTGGTACCGAACTGTTCAGTTTCACTCAGTTAATCCTCCTAGGAGTTGTGTGAAATCTATCTCATGACACATTATAAGATAGCTAGGCGTATAAAGAAAACCCAGTTTTACACCCTTGATACAAACGATTTACGTTGAAACAGTGTTATTGGATCACCTTGTATAACCTTTGGTTCATTTAGGCTGATCAAACTCTCTTAAATGCCGCCATAACGCTATTCTCGCGCCAAACAGGCTGATGAGGATAGAGGCCAAAAGTAATAATATTATTTGGCGGCCTGTTAACCACAGTTTAGGTGCTAGCAGGTTATAGCTGCTGAGAAACTCCGATAAGGTTGAGTGTATGCTTAGGCTGATTAGGGTGATTAATAGCCATGCCGCTAAGCCACCAAGGCAGCCGTACCAAAACCCCAAATACACGAAAGGCCTCTTAATATAGGCGTCGGTCGCTCCCAGCAGCTTAATAATTCGAATTTCATCTTTGCGCGATTCAATGTTTAACCTAATGGTATTGCCCACAATTAAGACCACCGCTACCGCTAAAATAAGGCCAATCAACTGAACCACTTTCTCGGCCAATGCCAACAATTGGTTTAATCGGCTGATCCATTCTAAATCTATTTGAATATTGTCTACGTTAGCGAGCCCTTGCAATGTTAAAACCAGTGCTTCTAATTCAACGCTACTTTGCTGCTTAGGTATCAAGACGATGCTGGCCGGCAGGGGGTTCGAAAAATCAGCCAGTTCATTGGTCATCGTGAGTGCGCTTTGAAAGTCACTCCAGGCCTGTTGTTTATCGATGTATTGGCTGAACTCTATTTCAGGTCGGCTGGCTAGGTCGGCACTTAAGGCTAAACCTTCGGCTTTATTGGTGTCATCCGATAAATATAAGGTGATTTGCCCGCCAGCTTGCCAAGCTTGAGTCGACAAATTCACGGCGTGAAAGGCAACGTAGAAAAGCGTCGGTAACATGATGGCGATCGCAATGACCAACCAAGTTAAGGCCGAAGAAATTGGGTGTTTGACCAAGCGAATTAAAGACTCAACCGCGCATTGGCGGTGATGCCGAAGCCAAGACTTAACATCTATAGTGGGTGCTCTATTGCGACGTCGGTTGGTGGCCGCTTTACGTTTAGACATATGGGTGCCTTAACTATTGAAAAGGTGAGGCAAGCAATTTGCCTTGGTTTAACGACAAAACCCGGTAATCTAATCGCGCTATGAGGCCTAAATCGTGGCTGGCAATTAATACGGTAGTGCCCACTTCATTGAACTGTCGAAACAGATTCATAATATCGCGAGACAATTCAGGGTCTAAGTTACCTGTAGGCTCATCGGCTAGAATTAGATCGGGTTTTTTAACGACAGCCCGCGCAATCCCTACTCTTTGCTGTTCACCCCCAGAAAGTTGCACGGGGTTAAACTTTTCTTTGCTAAGAAGCCCAACTTTATCGAGGGCGGCGCGAACACGGCGCTTTACCTCATTTGGGGCTTCTCCAGCAATCAGCAGTGGCTGGGCTACATTGTTGAAAACACTCTGATCCATGATCAGCTGGTGGTCTTGATGCACAATGCCAACTTTACGACGGTAAAAAGCAATATCGCGCTTTGTTAGAGTGTTCAATTGCTGGCCATCAACGCGTATTTGGCCAGAAGATGGTTTTTCTATCGCAGTCAATAAATTCAAAAAGGTACTTTTGCCGGCTCCAGAATGGCCGGTGAGAAAGACCATTTCGCCTTTTTCGATACTGCAACTGACGCTAGATAGGGCTTCAAAGCCGCCGTCATAGCGTTTACTGACTTGATCAAAATGGATCATTCGGCATCGCTACTCAATAGTGCATCCACGAATTCAGAGGCGGTGAATGTGTTTAAATCTTCAGCTTGTTCGCCCACACCAATAAAGCGAACGGGTAAACCAAGCTTTTTCGCAAGGGCGAAAATAACCCCACCTTTTGCGGTGCCATCCAGTTTGGTTAAAACTAAACCCGTTAGCGGTGCGACTTTGGTGAAGTTTTCGGCTTGGCTGACGGCGTTTTGGCCTGTGGCGGCATCGAGCACTAACAGCACTTCGTGTGGGGCTGTATCGTCTATTTTTTTCATAACGCGGAGCACTTTTTCAAGTTCAGCCATTAAATTGTCTTTGTTGTGTAATCGGCCAGCGGTATCGGCAATTACGATATCGACGTTCCTAGAAGTGGCTGCTTGAACCGCATCAAAGATAACCGAAGCGCTGTCAGCACCGGTATGTTGAGCAATAACGGGTACATCGTTACGTTCGCCCCATGTTTGCAGCTGTTCTACGGCCGCCGCGCGAAAAGTATCACCCGCTGCGAGC from Reinekea marina includes the following:
- the trmB gene encoding tRNA (guanosine(46)-N7)-methyltransferase TrmB, with product MTDSTPEQPIQRKIRSFVMRAARMTDGQKKSLDENWANYGLSLADGALNLEQTFGRTSDVVLEIGFGMGDSFVDMAIAAPEKDFIGIEVHLPGIGRMLNRTEKEQVKNIRCYKEDAVEILQNCIADGSLATVQLFFPDPWHKKRHNKRRIVQPEFAQLVRQKLKKGGTFHMATDWENYAEHMLEVMDAAEGFSNTSGQGNFTDGRPPHRPVTKFEKRGQKLGHGVWDLIYQKNN
- a CDS encoding DUF423 domain-containing protein, with protein sequence MNRTTIIIGTLMCALSVALGAFGAHAIAEQVSPARLNTWHTASRYLMTHGLGLLGLALLAKTYAVSVKHSAILLMAGTGLFSAALLLLVLFDLPWLGAIAPIGGVLIIIGWLSAALTFFKRL
- the rpoH gene encoding RNA polymerase sigma factor RpoH, with protein sequence MKLNSSVPALVLDSLSPGQNLEAYISTVNSFELLTAEEEKELAERLYYDEDLESARRLVLSHLRFVVHIAKSYSGYGLNQGDLIQEGNVGLMKAVRRFNPEVGVRLVSFAVHWIKAEIHEFILRNWRIVKIATTKAQRKLFFNLRSSKKRLGWLNDQEAQDIADTLGVTKKTVYDMEGRLTSGDPTFDGMQDDDDEGPAFHPSDYLMNSADDPALAVENADYTDDANEQLFAALADLDDRSKDIIKQRWLSEEKATLHELADKYGVSAERIRQLEKNAMNKVKKVMSVEF
- the ftsX gene encoding permease-like cell division protein FtsX gives rise to the protein MSKRKAATNRRRNRAPTIDVKSWLRHHRQCAVESLIRLVKHPISSALTWLVIAIAIMLPTLFYVAFHAVNLSTQAWQAGGQITLYLSDDTNKAEGLALSADLASRPEIEFSQYIDKQQAWSDFQSALTMTNELADFSNPLPASIVLIPKQQSSVELEALVLTLQGLANVDNIQIDLEWISRLNQLLALAEKVVQLIGLILAVAVVLIVGNTIRLNIESRKDEIRIIKLLGATDAYIKRPFVYLGFWYGCLGGLAAWLLITLISLSIHSTLSEFLSSYNLLAPKLWLTGRQIILLLLASILISLFGARIALWRHLREFDQPK
- the ftsE gene encoding cell division ATP-binding protein FtsE, yielding MIHFDQVSKRYDGGFEALSSVSCSIEKGEMVFLTGHSGAGKSTFLNLLTAIEKPSSGQIRVDGQQLNTLTKRDIAFYRRKVGIVHQDHQLIMDQSVFNNVAQPLLIAGEAPNEVKRRVRAALDKVGLLSKEKFNPVQLSGGEQQRVGIARAVVKKPDLILADEPTGNLDPELSRDIMNLFRQFNEVGTTVLIASHDLGLIARLDYRVLSLNQGKLLASPFQ
- the ftsY gene encoding signal recognition particle-docking protein FtsY, with translation MFGFSKRKDKTEPEKATEAAPKSTWFDRVKSGLGKTRKQLSSGMATALLGKKTLDEDTLEELETLLLSSDVGIEATQAILDNLVERVSRKELKDSDALMQALHETLTDELTAVEAPLTIEQSDKPFVVLVVGVNGVGKTTTIGKMTKHFKAQGKSVMLAAGDTFRAAAVEQLQTWGERNDVPVIAQHTGADSASVIFDAVQAATSRNVDIVIADTAGRLHNKDNLMAELEKVLRVMKKIDDTAPHEVLLVLDAATGQNAVSQAENFTKVAPLTGLVLTKLDGTAKGGVIFALAKKLGLPVRFIGVGEQAEDLNTFTASEFVDALLSSDAE